The nucleotide sequence TCATCAGTGTGTAAGTCATAAATATCAAATATTGGTTTATTGCTTTGTAATTACTGCTCTTGGTAGTGATTTTGGTTGGTGTTTGTCTTAATATTAGTTTATGTATTTGTTACGCGAAGAGGGCGGTTGTAGGTCGATAAATAAGCTGTTGATATCGAATATTGTGATAGAGGAATGTTTATTGCTCGATAGATAGTGTGATCTTAGTCAAGATTTTTATCTGAATATCAAACTAGAATTAATTTAGAGGTTAACTGATAAAGGGTCTGCTGTGCCGTTGTTATTGAACATATAAATTCAATGGGGCAGTGCTTGCTATATTTTAGGTGACTATCAAAACTGGAATCTGTGGTTAGTGGTAGTTTGGGTATTATAGGAGATTGATATGAGAACTCGACAAATACTTTGTCCAACTGATTTTTCTGATACTGCGTCTCATGCATTAAGGTATGCTATTGAAATGGCAAACTTTTATCATGTGGGTTTGAGATTGATTAATGTTGTCGATCAGCCTATTGGTGCGGAAAATTATCAAATATTAGCTATTACACCAGAGGAGCTGGCTAAGAATATGGAAGTGGCTGCCGCAGATAAGATGCGACATCTTCTCTCTGGCCTTAAGAGTGAGCTTCCCATGGAGACTGTGATTAGGCGTGGCTTACCTATCGAGGAGATTTTAGCGGATGCCATCGAGTCTGATGCTGGTATGATAGTGATGGCCAGCCATGGTCGAAGTGGCTTATCTCACTTCTTGCACACGAATGTCGCCGAAGGCGTCGCTAATGGGGCCAAATGCCCTGTTTTGGTTGTAAAGTAGTACTTTATTAAGGATTAGACCGTAAACATGACGGTTTAAATTTTCATTTAAGTAATGGATTAGATAGGAGGTTCTGTGCGTACTCGTCAAATACTATGTCCAACCGATTTTTCTGAAACGGCATCTCATGCGCTAAAATACGCCATCGAAATGGCAAATTTGTATCATGTGAATATTAGGTTGCTGCATGTAATGAGCGACATGTTCGGTCAGCATGACTATGGCATTGTTGTCGAAGCTCCAGTGGAATTGGACCATCAAGTGGAGAATTTTTCACGTGAAAAACTCACAGCGTTAGCCGCTGAGATCGACACTTTCTTAGATGGAGAACTAAGGGTTATTCCAGTGCTCAGAAGTGGAGATGTGATGTCACAAGTCATTGAGGAGAGTATAGAGCAAGATGTCGGGATGATAGTGGTCGCAAGCCATGGTCATACTGGTTTGTCTCATCTGCTTAACCCCAACGTGGCTGAAGCCATTACCAATAAGGCTAAATGTCCGGTGTTAGTGGTAAAGTGAGTTAGGTAAATTAATGGCATTATTAAATGAGCCAGTTGCTGATTTATTACATTTTGCCTCGGCAAACTGAGATCACCGCGGCAATCACTGGCTCACTTATTCTACTGGCATTATAAGCCAGCCCAATCTGCTTTATCAGTTTCTCTCCTGCTATCGGTCGCAATACCAAGGCATTATTGTGTTTTATTTCCTGCCAGTCAGGTAGAAGTGCTGCGCCTACACCGGCGCAGACTAAGGGCCAAGTGTATTCAATCGTGCGTATATTAGCCCTCGTTTGAACCTGGATACCCGACTTTGCCATGGTTTGCTTTAACCTATCGAGTGCATCGCAAGGTGTTCGATTGATAAAGGGAAGTGCGTCGAGATCCTCAACCTTGATGAGAAGTTTCGAGGCTAAAGACCAGTTCGCTGGGATGGCAAGTTGGTATTTGTCTTCCCAAATAGGGATAAAATCTTCACTACTCGATACAGACTGAGATAGCACCACTCTGGCGTCAGAGGGTTCATCTGGATCCACAAGGGTTAGCTCTACATTGTCGATTCTTTGGGTAAGCTCAGTAAGCAGCTCACTCATCCTTTGTGCACCTAGAGAGCGCATTAAACCCAGACGAAGTGGAACTGGGGTTGGGCTATCTTTGAACAGATGAAGAATAGCTTGTTCGTTTTCACTCATCTCTCTTGCCAGAGGATAGAGTTTATCGGCGGCGGATGTGGGGCGTACGCCGCCGGGATGGCGCACAAAAAGCTCGACGTTAAGCTGTTGTTCCAGCTGAGAAATAGCAGCTGTGATTGAGGGTTGAGAGACGAAACACTGGCGTGAAGCTGCCGTGATACTGCCCTGCTCATAAACAGATTGAAAATAGTGTATTGCTCTTAACTTCACTGAATATCCTTAATAAGCTCAAAAGCTACGAGCTGAGGTATAAGCGTTAGCTTACTCAGGATAGACTATGTTAACAAGGTTGAGCTATAGGCCGTTGTTATACCAAGCGGTTTCACTCTCCGAAAATAGGCTAGTGAGTTTAATTTCAGATTAGCTCACATATTATCGTTACGTTCTGTTTCGCACTCGTAGGATCCCATCTCAAACTCGCGGCATACCCAGGGGCGATTTTCGTAGATAGTGCACATCTTGGTTTCACGATCTAAAGCTGAACACCAGCCATCGCTTAAGCGACGCATGACTTCACCTCCCCATTCGGCAACGTCAATATGTTCTTCTGGTACACCTGTTTCTGAGATTAGCAGTACCTGAAGACGGCAGCAGCAGGCCTGACAGTTTGCGCAGGTTATTTCTGGGTTTGGGGGATTAATGACTTCTATGATCATGGTGAACTTTAATAATATCAGAAGGCGACAGAATACCGCAAAAACGGGGCTTTTGTCTGTGTTTGTGATCATAGGAGGATACAGCCCTTATCATCTCGGTTTTTCAACAACATAGACGTTCACATTTTTTTTCACATTATAGGGGTAAAATTCTTAGCTGAATTCTTTGGGGAAAATAATGAGCAAGTTAATTAAACATAGAATCAGCAAAGAGACCTTTGTGCGTCAGCACTTTATCTTTCCGGGAGTGCTATTTGTTACGTTGGCGATTATTTTTGAATATTTTCAGTTCGATATTCCAATCGCTAAATTTTGGTTTGAGCTAGAGGGAGGAGAGACTCAATGGTCACTGAGGCGCGCGTGGTTTTTGGAAAATATCATGCATATTGGAGGACGAAATTTAGTCATCCTCCTTGCCGTTATCGTGCTCACTTTCTTGATGCTAAGTTTGTGGAAACCGAGAATTAAACCTTTTAGAAAGAGCTTAGCACTGTTATTTATTAGCGTACTTAGCACTGTTTTACTTGTTCGAGTTGGCAAAGATCTTAGCCATGTGAGCTGTCCCTGGGATCAGTCCATGTTTGGTGGTAGCCACTATTATCTCCCTATTTTTGCCAAACTCCCCACTGATAGTGAGTTTGGCGTTTGTTTTCCAGGCGGTCATTCCAGTGGTGGCTTTGCGTGGGTTGCTCTCTACTACTTTGCCTATCAGAATTGTCCAAAACAGAGGTGGAAAGGCTTGGTGTTCGGTCTGGTTTTAGGCGGGATATTTAGTTTAAGTCAACAACTTCGTGGAGCTCATTTCTTTTCACATGGAATATGGAGCTTAGGTATCGCTTGGCTGGTGTCGACGAGCTTTTACTATCTGTTTTATGTTAGAACCTGGCATTCGTCGACCCCTTAAATCAATAAAAGCCAGCACTATGCGCAGAGATCTTGATAAAGCTGATCCGAGAGCTGCTGAAGCGTTTCGGCCTCAGGGTGGGTATGTGCAAAGGTTCTTAAACCATAAATCCCCATCGCTAAAAAACGAGCAAGATGTTGGCTATCTCGCTTAGGGCTGAGCTCTCCTTTAGCTTGGGCTAATGCAAATACCTCGGCGAGTCCTTGCTGCCAGTTTGCCAAGTTATCGGTAATGATATTTTGCACCTCTTCATCTTGCTGTGCCATCTCGTTCAGTGCTTTGGTGAGTAGACAGGCCTTAGCCGCTTCGCAACTAATACATTCCTGAACTGTGTTATCCAGATAGGCTTTTAGCTCGACTAATACTGGTCTGCTTCCAGTAAAGAAACCTTGAAACTCGGTACTTCTATCGGTTTTATACTGTTCTAAAGCTGCGAGTAATAAGCCTCGTTTATTGTCGAATGCACAGTAGATGGATCCTGGGTGTAAACCTGTGGCTTTTGTCAGATCTTGCATGCTTGTCTTGCCGTAACCTTTGTCCATAAAAGCGGTCATGGCTGATCTCAATACTTTTTCTCTATCAAACTCAGCATTACGCATCGGGCTTGTGCTCATTAATCGTCTATAAACTGATTGTACTTAATTTTGAATGTTTGTTCAAAATAATACTTGAATGATCATTCAAATAAGAATATCTTGAACGAACATTCAAGAAACAGAGTTGGCTATGACTGATAACTTATTTCAACCTTTCGCACTTAATGAGACCATCACCCTTAAAAATCGGATTCTGATGGCACCACTGACTCGTTGTATGGCTGATGAAGAGTTAGTGCCGACTCAGGCCATGGCCAACTATTATGCTCGTCGGGCCGAAGCGGGTTTGATTATCTCTGAAGCCGTGATCATTCGTCCCGATGCTCAGGGTTACCCTAACACCCCAGGTTTGTTCAACTCAGCTCAGATAGATGGTTGGAGAGTGGTGACTGATGCCGTACATCAAGCTGGTGGTAAGATATTTGCTCAGTTGTGGCATACAGGACGCGTTGCACATCCTCACTTTTTTACAAAATCGGGGTCAACTCAAGTATTAGCCCCTTCAGCCGTTGGCGTAGAGGGAAGCGTACCCAGAATGCGTGAACTTACTTATCAAATACCTAAAGCGGTCACACATGATGAGATAGCTCAGTTAATAACTGATTACAGTCAAGCTGCAGCTAATGCGATAGACGCCGGTTTTGATGGTGTCGAGATCCATGGAGCTAACGGCTATCTAATCGATCAGTTTCTGCATCATGACAGTAATCGTCGCACTGATGAATATGGGCAAACACCTGAAAACATGGCTCGTTTCCCATTAGCGGTTGTTGATGGAGTCTCAGCCAGAATAGGCGGTGACAGAACGGCATTACGAGTCTCACCTGGCGCCTATTTCAATATGGCTGGCGATAATAGAGATCGTGCTGTCTTTGACTACTTGCTAACCGAGCTTGAACTGCGTGATTTGGCTTTTGTGCATATCGGCATTTTTGATGATGCCATGGAGTTCGAGTATCTAGGGGGGCATGCATCAAGTTATGTTCGTAGCGTTTACAGTAAGACGCTCGTTGGTGTAGGCAGCTATAGCGCTGAGACAGGCAGCGCAGCTATCAGTGATGATAAGTTTGATCTGTTAGCGATTGGGAGACCCTTTATTGCTAATCCTGATTATGTTGCCCGGGTCCGTGAAGGTGAGGAGTTAGTGGCATATTCTGATGAGATGTTGGCCAGTTTAGTATAAGAAATAGTATACAAATTTTACTTTATAATCATCACCCTTGTGTCTTATTGGACATAACTAAATGAGTTAAGCATGTATTTTTTAATAGTTTGACTATGTTCATTTTAGACAAAAGAGGTTAGCCGTCAGGTTAACCTCTTTTTTTACGATAAAGCTTAAGCAAATACCTTGTTTGTCGATAAACAGATCGAACGTATTAAAAAACGGATAGAGGAACTGCTGCTGGTTTATAGGGAGATAAATCGGAGGTGGCTGAGAAGAAAAGAGAAATGACCAACGCTGAAATCTTGCAACTATCAGGTATGCTTATAGAATTATATGTAGAGAAAGCCAAAAAGGAGGGATTTGAGTAACACTGATGAAAAGGAATCTTCGAAGGTTACTTGATTAAAATGAAATGAAAAAATCAGACAAGAAGATTGAGCAAAACATTAGAGAAAGCCTGACTCAAGTGTGTGAAATTGCACAGGAAAATGTCGAGGGTTTTGAGTGGATTAGCCATCGAGTACATTATGGCAATGTAGCTGGTTCAATCCACATCACCTGTATGTTTACTGAATTTAGCAATGCTAAAATGGCTAAGCGTGATGAGTATCTCTACCAGTTAATTCAGCAATCCCTCTCCTTAATTGATATCGATATTAAAGATATTCGGCGTCACGTTGACTTCGACAACGGTAATCCATATGAAAAGTCGAAGCGCACAGCCTGACAATATTGTGAATATAGAAGGCTAAGCTATTTTGTTTAGGTCATGCTCATGTAGACCATTCCCACGGCAACTTCGAGTCATCTTCTGCTATTAAGCTATCAATGGATAATGCCGTTATGAAATTATCAAAGATAGATTAACCTGCTGCAAAATATCCTAACTCCTGAGATTATACCGATTGGTCACTCTGTTTAGCCAGTGTAAAAATACGTTGATTATGAGAAACTCTGCTCCTGAGTAGATCAATAGAAATTAAGAGTATTAATCAAATGAATGATGAGCTGAATGTGATCGATAACCTAGATGAACTCGCACGCTTTTTGTTGTCGGTTGAAAAAGGAGGCTTGGGTTTGGACGGTGTAGAGGGAGTAGGCATGGCGACCAATAATGCCGACGGTCGTCACTTTATTGCCGTTTTCGATAGTCACCACAAGGTGTTGCACGCTCGCTGGATAACCGATGATGTGTTTGAAACGGGTAAAGAAATGGTGCGTGACGGTGTTAAAACTAAACACTAAATAGAGTGATGTTATGACTGACAAGGTATTAGTGATGCAAAGCGCTGAAGGGTATATTCAACATCTAGAATTAGAGCAACATGTTGAAGGGGGTTACTACCGTTCATCTTACCGTTCTGATGAACCGTTCGATGACAAACGGGCACTTTGGAGCAGTATCTATTTTCTCCTGCGAACAGATGAGGTTTCAAACTTTCATCGCTTGACCGCCGATGAGATGTGGTATTTCCATGCTGGACAATCACTCACAATATATATGATTGATGAAGAGGGTAAGTTAACCACAGCTCAGTTAGGCTTAGATCTGGCTGCCGGTGAGCGGCCACAATTTCTGGTGCCTAAAGGTTCTGTTTTTGGTTCGGCTATGAACCAGCCGGGTTTCTCGTTAGTCGGTTGCATGGTCTCGCCGGGATTTACCTTTGAGGATTTTGAATTGTTTAGCCAAGAGTCATTGTTGGAAGAGTACCCTGAACACAAAGAGGTGATCCAGCGCCTTAGTCGTAAGAGTGAAGCGGCGAGCTAGCCGGATAAGATATTTTATCGAAAAGAAAGCCAGTACCAACTTATGTTGATACTGGCTTTTATACTTATTTAAGGACTGCTATCTAGATTTGAGCTTCGCCTTTTAAGTTATCCTTATCTTTGGTCACAAGCTGTACCTTCTCCGCTTTGTCCATCTAAGTAGCGGCAGTAACATGAGAATCCACCAACTAAGAGCACCACCATCGTCGTCATCTTCTGTTGCTACTGACACTGTTTGTGAACTGCTGTGAGACAGGCCACCATTATCGGTAACGGTTAAGCTTACAGTATACTCACCATCTTGAGCATAGAGGTGATTAACGGTTTGTGTGTTTGCAGCTTCTCCATCACCAAAATCCCATAAATAGCTAACCAGTTCACCATCTTCGTCAACGGAGGTGCTGGTGAAACTAATCATATTATCTTGAGCATTAAAGGTGAAGTTGGCAACTGGCGCAACATTCGGTGCTTCATTCTCTTTAATCGTGACGACTAAAGGTGGGTTATCGAGGGGAATATTACCGCCTGACAGTATAATGTTGAACTGAGTGTCGCCTTCCAGATTATCGTTATCTAAGATATTAATGGTTAGCGTTTTAGTGGCTTCGTCAGCGGCAAAAGTAACATGAGAGTTAATGGCTTCATAATGGGTG is from Shewanella sp. MTB7 and encodes:
- a CDS encoding universal stress protein; protein product: MRTRQILCPTDFSDTASHALRYAIEMANFYHVGLRLINVVDQPIGAENYQILAITPEELAKNMEVAAADKMRHLLSGLKSELPMETVIRRGLPIEEILADAIESDAGMIVMASHGRSGLSHFLHTNVAEGVANGAKCPVLVVK
- a CDS encoding universal stress protein, whose amino-acid sequence is MRTRQILCPTDFSETASHALKYAIEMANLYHVNIRLLHVMSDMFGQHDYGIVVEAPVELDHQVENFSREKLTALAAEIDTFLDGELRVIPVLRSGDVMSQVIEESIEQDVGMIVVASHGHTGLSHLLNPNVAEAITNKAKCPVLVVK
- a CDS encoding LysR family transcriptional regulator; amino-acid sequence: MKLRAIHYFQSVYEQGSITAASRQCFVSQPSITAAISQLEQQLNVELFVRHPGGVRPTSAADKLYPLAREMSENEQAILHLFKDSPTPVPLRLGLMRSLGAQRMSELLTELTQRIDNVELTLVDPDEPSDARVVLSQSVSSSEDFIPIWEDKYQLAIPANWSLASKLLIKVEDLDALPFINRTPCDALDRLKQTMAKSGIQVQTRANIRTIEYTWPLVCAGVGAALLPDWQEIKHNNALVLRPIAGEKLIKQIGLAYNASRISEPVIAAVISVCRGKM
- a CDS encoding YkgJ family cysteine cluster protein, translating into MIIEVINPPNPEITCANCQACCCRLQVLLISETGVPEEHIDVAEWGGEVMRRLSDGWCSALDRETKMCTIYENRPWVCREFEMGSYECETERNDNM
- a CDS encoding phosphatase PAP2 family protein, yielding MSKLIKHRISKETFVRQHFIFPGVLFVTLAIIFEYFQFDIPIAKFWFELEGGETQWSLRRAWFLENIMHIGGRNLVILLAVIVLTFLMLSLWKPRIKPFRKSLALLFISVLSTVLLVRVGKDLSHVSCPWDQSMFGGSHYYLPIFAKLPTDSEFGVCFPGGHSSGGFAWVALYYFAYQNCPKQRWKGLVFGLVLGGIFSLSQQLRGAHFFSHGIWSLGIAWLVSTSFYYLFYVRTWHSSTP
- a CDS encoding TetR/AcrR family transcriptional regulator translates to MRNAEFDREKVLRSAMTAFMDKGYGKTSMQDLTKATGLHPGSIYCAFDNKRGLLLAALEQYKTDRSTEFQGFFTGSRPVLVELKAYLDNTVQECISCEAAKACLLTKALNEMAQQDEEVQNIITDNLANWQQGLAEVFALAQAKGELSPKRDSQHLARFLAMGIYGLRTFAHTHPEAETLQQLSDQLYQDLCA
- a CDS encoding alkene reductase, which translates into the protein MTDNLFQPFALNETITLKNRILMAPLTRCMADEELVPTQAMANYYARRAEAGLIISEAVIIRPDAQGYPNTPGLFNSAQIDGWRVVTDAVHQAGGKIFAQLWHTGRVAHPHFFTKSGSTQVLAPSAVGVEGSVPRMRELTYQIPKAVTHDEIAQLITDYSQAAANAIDAGFDGVEIHGANGYLIDQFLHHDSNRRTDEYGQTPENMARFPLAVVDGVSARIGGDRTALRVSPGAYFNMAGDNRDRAVFDYLLTELELRDLAFVHIGIFDDAMEFEYLGGHASSYVRSVYSKTLVGVGSYSAETGSAAISDDKFDLLAIGRPFIANPDYVARVREGEELVAYSDEMLASLV
- a CDS encoding Fis family transcriptional regulator: MKKSDKKIEQNIRESLTQVCEIAQENVEGFEWISHRVHYGNVAGSIHITCMFTEFSNAKMAKRDEYLYQLIQQSLSLIDIDIKDIRRHVDFDNGNPYEKSKRTA
- a CDS encoding cupin domain-containing protein; its protein translation is MQSAEGYIQHLELEQHVEGGYYRSSYRSDEPFDDKRALWSSIYFLLRTDEVSNFHRLTADEMWYFHAGQSLTIYMIDEEGKLTTAQLGLDLAAGERPQFLVPKGSVFGSAMNQPGFSLVGCMVSPGFTFEDFELFSQESLLEEYPEHKEVIQRLSRKSEAAS